The Thermodesulfobacteriota bacterium genomic interval GCTCGCGCTCGAAGGGGGCAGCCGCGAGGCCTTTAATATCGGCACGGGAACGCCCACGCACACCCTCGACCTCTTTAATGCGGTTTATGAGTCCGTAAAAAGCAGGGTGCCCGGCCTGCCCCCGTCTTTTAAAGAGCCCGCGCGAGGGCCGGCCAGGGCGGGGGACCTGAAAAGAAGCTGCCTCGCGGCCGGGAAGGCCGCCGAAGAGCTCGGCTGGCGGGCGGAGGTTAAGCTCGGGGAAGGTATCGAGAGGACTACGGCCTGGCGCATGGAGAGGGGCGCATGAAGAAGGGGCGGCAACCGGCGCCCCGGGCAATCCCCTTGAGCGGACTTTGCGTCGACGGCGGGGGAAGCCATTGAGGGTCGGAATAAACGCGCTATTCCTGCTCCCGGGCAAGGTCGGGGGCACGGAGATATACACCCGGAACATCACGAGGCACCTTCTCGAAAAGGACAACTCCAACGAATACGTTATCTTCATAAACAGGGAAAGTGCCGGGGTGTTCGAAGAGCTTGCTTCCGGCCCGAACGTCCCCCCGAACCTACTTAAGGTCGTGCTGTGCCCCGTATGGGCCGAAAACAGACCTTTAAGGATACTCTGGGAGCAGTTCATATTGCCCTTCCAGGTGAAAAGCCACCGCATAGACGTGCTGCTCTCGGGCGGCATGACCGCCCCGTTCTTATGCCCGGCAAAGTCCGCCCTCGTCATATACGACCTCCAGCACGTAAACCAACCGCGGAACTTCTCCACGTTTCACCTTTTCTTCCTGAGGACTATCATCTACCTCAGCGCGAAAAGTTCCGATGCCATAATAACGCTGGCCCAGAAAGGGAAAGACGACATCACGAAACACTACGGGGTGCCGCCGGAGAAGGTCTCCGTCGTCCATACCAGGGTGGACGAGAAGAGTTTTTTTGTAAGGAGCGAGGAGGAGGTTACGGCGGTTAAACGGCGCTACGATCTGCCCGACCGTTTCATCCTCTACCCGGCGGCCTCCCTGCCCCACAAAAACCATAGAAGGCTCCTTCAAGCCTTCAAACTGGTACGGGGGGAGGGGAGGGAGGGGGATCTAAAACTCCTACTCGTAGGCAGCCGCGACTACGGTCGTGAAGAACTGGAACGTAATATCCGCGAACTGGCCCTGGAGGAGGACGTTATACTCCTGGGCTGGCTCCCCTACGAGGACATACCCCCCCTCTACTCCGCCGCGCTTGCCCTTGTTTTCCCATCGCTCCACGAGGGGTTCGGTATGCCGGTCGTGGAGGCCATGGCCTGCGGAACCCCGGTCGTCTGCTCGGGGATAGAGCCGATGGGGGAGGTGGCCGGAGATGCCGCCCTTTTCGTCGACCCACTCAGCCCGGAGGATATCGCGGCCGGCATACTGAGGGTGCTCGAAGACGAAGGGCTTAGCGAGGGGCTTGTAAAGAAAGGGTTTGAAAGGTCCCGGCACTTCTCGTGGGAGGTTGCGGCGTCAAAGACCCTTTCCGTGCTGCAGTCCCTGGCAGGGCCGGGGGGCAAAGAGAAAAAGGGCCGGTGAGAAATATGGCCGCCATGAAGGAGCCTGCTTAGTGTCTTCTCCGCTCATATCCATAGTCATAGCCAACTGGAACGGCATGAAGTTCCTCGACGCGTGTCTCGGCTCCATCTATAGCCGGGACCTCTCCTCCGTGGAAGTGATACTCGTAGATAACGGCTCAACGGACGGCTCCGTAGACTTTGTCAGGGAAAGGTTTTCCCGAACCGTGGTGCTGGAAAACACCGAAAACCTCGGCTTTGCCGCGGGCAACAACATGGGAATATCGCTTGCGAAAGGAAAGTACGTCCTCGTGCTCAATAACGACACGAAGCTTTCGAATGGTTTCCTGGAAAAACTCGCTCTCGCCGCTGAAACCTCGGAAAGTAACGTAGGGATGTGGGCCCCGAAAATACTGTCCCTCGAAAGTCCGGACGTGATAGATTCCGTGGGCGGACTCGTCCTGTACCCGGATGGGATTGCACGGGGCAGGGGGAGGCTGGAGAAAGACCTGGGACAGTTCGACGGCCTTACCGAGATCTTTTTCCCAAGCGCCTGTGCGGCGCTTTACAAAAAAGAGATGCTCGACGATATAGGCCTTTTCGACGAGGAGTTCTTTGCCTACTGTGAGGATACCGACCTGGGGCTCAGGGCAAGACTTGCCGGATGGAAGGCGCTGTCCGTACCCGATGCCGTACTATACCATTACTACTCCGGCACGGGAGGCAGGTACACCCCGCTAAAGGCATACCTTGTCGAGAGGAACCGCCTCTGGGTGGCATTGAAGAACTTTCCTTCCTCCTACCTTTTGCTCACCCCTTTTTATACACTCTGGCGTTATATCGTCCAGATCTATGGTATAGTCGCTGGAAAAGGGACGGGGGGGAAGTTCACCGAGGAGTCCTCGGCCCTGAAACTCGTGCCTATCGTCTTGAAGGCATACTTCGATTGCATGAAAAAAGTCCCGGCCATGGTGACTAAAAGGCGGACGGTTCAAAAAAACCGCGCCGTACCGGCCGGTGAGGTCGGAGTCTGGTTTCGTAAGTACGGACTAAGCGCTGCGGAACTGACACTTAAGGACTGATACTTTAAAACCTTCAACGGGAGGCAGGGATGTCCGGAAATGGAAATAAGTTATACGCGGTCATACTGGCAGGCGGCATAGGGAGCCGCTTCTGGCCGCTATCGAGGGAGTCCACGCCCAAGCAGATACTGACCGTTACCGGAGAGGAGAGCCTTCTTGTCGCCACCATAAAGAGGCTCTCCCCGCTGGTGCCGCCGGGAAGGGTCTCCATAGTAACGAACAAGAAGCAGGCCGGGATTATAAGGCTCCACCTCGCTCGCGGGAGCGGTGCCCTGTCCACGAACTATATAGTAGAGCCCTTCGGCAGGAACACGGCCCCGGCCATAGGGCTTGCCGCAATCGAGCTCTTAAAAAAGGACCCCGAGGCGCTTATGGCGGTCCTTCCGGCGGACCACATGATACGCCCCGCCGCCGCGTTCAGAAAGGCGCTCAAGGCCGCGGCCGCGGAGGCCCGGAAGGGCCACCTCGTAACCTTCGGCATAAAGCCTGCTTCACCGGAGACCGGATACGGCTACATAAAGGCCGCACCGGGCCGGGCCGGGAAGACGGACGGCCAGAGCGTAAGGAGGGTAGCGAGGTTCGTCGAAAAACCGGACCTCAAGAGGGCGAGGCAATACCTGAAAGACGGCGGATACTTCTGGAACAGCGGCATCTTCGTCTGGAAGGCAAGGAGAATTCTCGAAGAGATAAAAACCCACCTGCCCGGCATATACAAAAATCTCGTTAAGATAGGGGAGGGGGGGAACATAAAGAAGGCCTACGGCGCGATGGAGTCCGTATCCATAGACCACGGCGTACTTGAAAAGGCGGGGGAAAAGGACGTCGTGGTAATCGAGGCGGCCTTCGAATGGTCGGACGTTGGGAGTTGGAACTCGCTGCCCGACGTTCTTAAGGCCGACAAGGACGGCAACATAATACAGGGCCGGGCCGTGGACATAGGGAGCAAGGACTCGATAATCCTCGGCTGCGACAGGGTGGTGGCCACCGTCGGCCTTGAAAATATGGTCGTCGTCGACACGCCCGACGCCACGCTCGTATGCCCCAGGGACAAGGCCCAGGAGGTAAAAGACGTCGTAGGGATACTACGGAAGAAAAACTTTGTTGAGCACGAGACACACGTGACGGTAGAGAGGCCGTGGGGCTCCTATACGGTCCTCGAGGCCGGAGAGGGCTACAAGGTAAAAAGGATAACGGTCCTCCCCGCTCGCCGCCTGAGTCTCCAGGCACACAGAAGGCGCAGCGAGCACTGGGTGGTCATCTCCGGCAGGGCCAGGGTCAGGAGCGGCGGCCAAAGAGGCGGAAAGGTCGTCGAGATCAAGACCAACGAGAGTACCTATATCCCGAAGGGTGTAACGCACCGCCTCGAAAACCCATCGAAGAAAGTGCCGCTCGAAATCATAGAGGTCCAGAACGGAAAGTACCTGGAAGAGGACGATATAGTCAGGTTCGACGACGACTACGAGAGAGGTTAGGGGGCTGGTCCTATGTCCATAAGGCTATACCAACTCGAAGGCTGCCCGTACTGCAAAAAGGTGATGGAGCTTCTCGATGCAAAGGGGCTCGCGTACGAAAAGATCGACGTCCCCCCCGAGAGGGAGAAGAGGGAGGAGCTCTTCGAGCTCTCGGGCCAGCGCCTTGTCCCGGTCCTCATCGATCAAGAGGAGGAGGGAGGTGAGGGGATAGAAAGAATAATCAGCGACTCCGAGGAGATCCTCGCCTACCTGAACGAAAGATACTAAACCCCCCTCTGAAACACCTAAAACTCGTAGTCCACCTTTACCACAGGCTCGCATAGCTCGTTTATGCGCCCGACCACTTCTATGTGGTCCGGGTGGGCCGAGTAGACCCCGACGTCCTCCATGCTCTCGAAGGTGCTCGATAGCGCCAGGTCGTAGGAGCGCGGCGAGCCGCCCACGTCCACTCCGACTTCCAACTCCTTCACCACCGGGACCTTCGCTTTAAGACCCTTAAGCGCCTCTATGAGCTCCTCCCTCTCCTCCGCCCTTGTGCCCTCCTTCATCTTGAACAAAACGATGTGCCGTATCATACGCAGCAACCCCCTTCCTTAAAATGGATACCCGGAGTCTACCAAAAATTCCCTCTCTTCGCACCATTAACCGTTCCTTCTTACGGACCGCATATGTGGTATAATCAAGATATAGCTTGACCGTTACGGAGGCAGTGAAATGGAACCGAAAAAAGAACGGCTGAAACGTATCATGACCGCTGGTACGGCCGTGGTCTACAGTTGCAAGATAGAAGGGGAGAAGTTTTTACCCACCTTTGCCAGCGAAAATTTCAAGGAGTTGTGGGGCTACGAGCCCGAGGAGATCATAGGCAACCCGGAGTGGTGGGTGTCCAATCTCCACCCGGACGAGCGGGAGAGTGTGCTGGCGGGAGTCGGTTCAATATTAAAGACCGGCTGCCATACCCACGAGTACCGCTTCCGCCACAAGGACGGCAACTACCGCTGGGTATACGACAGGCTCAGGCTCGTTCGCGACGAGAGCGACAGACCCGTGGAGATCGTCGGCTCGTGGCTGGACATAACGGAGTTCAAGGGGGAGGGGGGGGCAAGTAGCGGCTAAACCCCCGCCCTACCGGCGTTGCCCCATATCCCCGAGTTCGTACTGTACGACCGACAATGCCGCGATTGCGGCGGTCTCGGCCCTTAAGGTCCTCGGACCGAAGCACGCGGGAATAAAGCCCACTTCCACCGCTCCGGCGGCCTCGTCTTCAGTAAGCCCGCCCTCGGGGCCGACCAGCAAGATAACTCCTCCTCCCTTATAGCCGCCCAGCACCTCTTTTATATCGTTCACCTTCCCCTTATTATGAAGCATAACCTTCAGGCCGCCGGCCGCCCCGGTTACGGCCTCCTGAAAACCCTTTATGCCGACCACAGGCACCACACCCCTCCCGCACTGCTTGACCGCCTCCAGGGCGACCCTCTTAAGCCGCAAAAGTCTCTTCTCCAACCTCTCGCCGGCAAGTTTCGGGACCGTACGGGGCGCCGTATAGAAGAGTATCTCCCTGACGCCGAGTTCGGTTGCCTTCTGCACGATAAGCTCCGGCCTGTCCCCCTTTATAAAACCCTGAAGCAGCGTAATCGCTACGGGGCTTTCTGACGGGCATTCCTTCCTGCCCGACACCTTCACCACGGCCGAGCCCTTGCCCACCGTCTCCACGATACCGGCGAGCTCAACCCCTTTTCCGTTAAAGAGGGCGACCTCCGCGCCGGGGGCGAGCCTCAAGACGTCCTTAAGGTGATGGAACTCGTCCCCGCCTATCTCGGCACGCGTCGAGTCCGCATCTATCTCCTGAACGAAAAATCTCCTCACGGCTCCCTCTTGAGAATGACCGCGCTCCACTCTCTACTCCTCATCGTCTTAACGTGACAAAGCCCGAGCTCCGCGTAGGCATCCCTTACCCCTCCGGCCTCTTCCTTTAATATGCCGGAGAGTATCAGTATGCCGCCCGGCCCGACCTTCCTTACGATATCCGGGGCGAGGCCTATGAGTACGCCCGCGAGGATGTTGGCGACCACCACACGGTAACGGCCCCTGACCTCACTTACCGCTTTGCTGGAAAACGAAACCTTTACGTTGTTAAGTCTCGCGTTCTTTCTTGCGACCTTCAGGGCTTCCGGGTCGATATCGATCCCAATGGCGCTCTTTGCCCCGAGCTTCTTCGCGGCGATGGCCAGTATCCCGCTGCCCGTGCCTACGTCCAGCACGTTGCCGCCCCCGACGCGCCCCGAACCCCCGGGACCGAGGTAGGCCGAAAGCGCTTTAAGGCACAACCTGGTCGTTGCGTGGTGACCGGTGCCGAAGGCCATGCCCGGGTCTATCTCCAGAACGACCTCGCCCCTCCGTCTCCGGGCCCCGCTCCAGCTCGGCTTTACGAGGACCCTCCCGGCCCTTAGCGGCCTCAGATTCCTCCTCCACTTAACGAGCCAGTCCTCTTCGGTGTAGGGAGAGGTGGTAAGCTTCCACCCGATGGAAGCGGCCTTTTTTCTTAAAAGAGCTATGTCGCGTAAGGAACTGCCGGAAAAATAGGCGGTAAGGGTCTGGGTGCGGCCTTTACTCGTCTCGAGCACGCCGGGGCTGCCGGAAGCTATGAGGAGAGCGGCCGCCTCGCCCTTACTCGCGGGCGGTCCCTTTGCGACGACTTCGATCCATTCTCCGGGCACCGGTCTCGCCTCCCCCCCCGCCCCTGCCCTCCCTTGAATCAATTCTTCCAGGGCGATTTACCTTCCCTCGCCCTATTCTTGAGCGCCGCCCTTATCTTCTCCCTTTCCCGGTAGAGCTTCTGCTCCCTCTTTTCAAGGAACTTCTTTACGAGCCTTTCATTCCGCTTTACACGGAGCTTCGTAACACGCTTCTTTACGTCGGGCGGGATGAGGACCGGCTCTTCAATCGGCGCTCCGCTCCGTACGCGCGCCATATACCCCGCTTTTATCCTCGCTATCCCGGGGAACTTGCCGCCGCGGTGCCTTATGTAGCCATCCCCTTCGCTGACCGCTACGACCGTCTCCCCGTCTTCTATCCATACCGAGAGGTCGCTTCCTCTAACGACGACAACGGAGGTCGGGGTCCGGACGCTCATCTCGGAGTCTTTGCCGAAGAGGTCGTTAAGCAGCCCCCGCACGTGCCCGTCGAGGAGCTTGAAGGTGGACCTGTTCTCGCTATTGGCCTCGCTGTAGACCCAGTCGGTTACCTCGACCCGCGTCCCGGCGGCGAGGGTAAGGACCGAGTCGTCATTGAACTGGACGGTTACGGTCGACCCCAACCCGGTCTCCAGACGGTCTCCCGGGTATAGCTCGGTGCCGCTCCGGACCGCCTCCTCTTTATTGTCCCCCGTGTGGGATATCGCGGCTGTACCTTTAACCCCGATAACCCAGCCTATGTTCTTCTCTTTCGGGCCCGCTTCGGCCGAGGCATGAGAGGCGTGAAGGTGGAAGTGGAAAAAAACGCCCAGGAGTGCCGCCGGGAGAGAGACCGCACCTATACGCGACAGACAATTCAGCATGGACGGGCGGCCCTAATCCCTCATGTTGACGAACTGGAGCTCTATATCGAGGTCTTCCTGCTTGAGTGACTGGATGACGGTCTGGAGGTCGTCTA includes:
- a CDS encoding glycosyltransferase family 1 protein; this encodes MRVGINALFLLPGKVGGTEIYTRNITRHLLEKDNSNEYVIFINRESAGVFEELASGPNVPPNLLKVVLCPVWAENRPLRILWEQFILPFQVKSHRIDVLLSGGMTAPFLCPAKSALVIYDLQHVNQPRNFSTFHLFFLRTIIYLSAKSSDAIITLAQKGKDDITKHYGVPPEKVSVVHTRVDEKSFFVRSEEEVTAVKRRYDLPDRFILYPAASLPHKNHRRLLQAFKLVRGEGREGDLKLLLVGSRDYGREELERNIRELALEEDVILLGWLPYEDIPPLYSAALALVFPSLHEGFGMPVVEAMACGTPVVCSGIEPMGEVAGDAALFVDPLSPEDIAAGILRVLEDEGLSEGLVKKGFERSRHFSWEVAASKTLSVLQSLAGPGGKEKKGR
- a CDS encoding glycosyltransferase family 2 protein: MSSPLISIVIANWNGMKFLDACLGSIYSRDLSSVEVILVDNGSTDGSVDFVRERFSRTVVLENTENLGFAAGNNMGISLAKGKYVLVLNNDTKLSNGFLEKLALAAETSESNVGMWAPKILSLESPDVIDSVGGLVLYPDGIARGRGRLEKDLGQFDGLTEIFFPSACAALYKKEMLDDIGLFDEEFFAYCEDTDLGLRARLAGWKALSVPDAVLYHYYSGTGGRYTPLKAYLVERNRLWVALKNFPSSYLLLTPFYTLWRYIVQIYGIVAGKGTGGKFTEESSALKLVPIVLKAYFDCMKKVPAMVTKRRTVQKNRAVPAGEVGVWFRKYGLSAAELTLKD
- a CDS encoding mannose-1-phosphate guanylyltransferase/mannose-6-phosphate isomerase, with translation MSGNGNKLYAVILAGGIGSRFWPLSRESTPKQILTVTGEESLLVATIKRLSPLVPPGRVSIVTNKKQAGIIRLHLARGSGALSTNYIVEPFGRNTAPAIGLAAIELLKKDPEALMAVLPADHMIRPAAAFRKALKAAAAEARKGHLVTFGIKPASPETGYGYIKAAPGRAGKTDGQSVRRVARFVEKPDLKRARQYLKDGGYFWNSGIFVWKARRILEEIKTHLPGIYKNLVKIGEGGNIKKAYGAMESVSIDHGVLEKAGEKDVVVIEAAFEWSDVGSWNSLPDVLKADKDGNIIQGRAVDIGSKDSIILGCDRVVATVGLENMVVVDTPDATLVCPRDKAQEVKDVVGILRKKNFVEHETHVTVERPWGSYTVLEAGEGYKVKRITVLPARRLSLQAHRRRSEHWVVISGRARVRSGGQRGGKVVEIKTNESTYIPKGVTHRLENPSKKVPLEIIEVQNGKYLEEDDIVRFDDDYERG
- a CDS encoding glutaredoxin, with the translated sequence MSIRLYQLEGCPYCKKVMELLDAKGLAYEKIDVPPEREKREELFELSGQRLVPVLIDQEEEGGEGIERIISDSEEILAYLNERY
- a CDS encoding Dabb family protein translates to MIRHIVLFKMKEGTRAEEREELIEALKGLKAKVPVVKELEVGVDVGGSPRSYDLALSSTFESMEDVGVYSAHPDHIEVVGRINELCEPVVKVDYEF
- a CDS encoding PAS domain-containing protein, whose product is MEPKKERLKRIMTAGTAVVYSCKIEGEKFLPTFASENFKELWGYEPEEIIGNPEWWVSNLHPDERESVLAGVGSILKTGCHTHEYRFRHKDGNYRWVYDRLRLVRDESDRPVEIVGSWLDITEFKGEGGASSG
- a CDS encoding 16S rRNA (uracil(1498)-N(3))-methyltransferase — protein: MRRFFVQEIDADSTRAEIGGDEFHHLKDVLRLAPGAEVALFNGKGVELAGIVETVGKGSAVVKVSGRKECPSESPVAITLLQGFIKGDRPELIVQKATELGVREILFYTAPRTVPKLAGERLEKRLLRLKRVALEAVKQCGRGVVPVVGIKGFQEAVTGAAGGLKVMLHNKGKVNDIKEVLGGYKGGGVILLVGPEGGLTEDEAAGAVEVGFIPACFGPRTLRAETAAIAALSVVQYELGDMGQRR
- the prmA gene encoding 50S ribosomal protein L11 methyltransferase, translated to MPGEWIEVVAKGPPASKGEAAALLIASGSPGVLETSKGRTQTLTAYFSGSSLRDIALLRKKAASIGWKLTTSPYTEEDWLVKWRRNLRPLRAGRVLVKPSWSGARRRRGEVVLEIDPGMAFGTGHHATTRLCLKALSAYLGPGGSGRVGGGNVLDVGTGSGILAIAAKKLGAKSAIGIDIDPEALKVARKNARLNNVKVSFSSKAVSEVRGRYRVVVANILAGVLIGLAPDIVRKVGPGGILILSGILKEEAGGVRDAYAELGLCHVKTMRSREWSAVILKREP
- a CDS encoding FecR family protein; translated protein: MLNCLSRIGAVSLPAALLGVFFHFHLHASHASAEAGPKEKNIGWVIGVKGTAAISHTGDNKEEAVRSGTELYPGDRLETGLGSTVTVQFNDDSVLTLAAGTRVEVTDWVYSEANSENRSTFKLLDGHVRGLLNDLFGKDSEMSVRTPTSVVVVRGSDLSVWIEDGETVVAVSEGDGYIRHRGGKFPGIARIKAGYMARVRSGAPIEEPVLIPPDVKKRVTKLRVKRNERLVKKFLEKREQKLYREREKIRAALKNRAREGKSPWKN